Below is a window of Thermus neutrinimicus DNA.
CTCAGACGGTGGGGAAGGCGAAGCTTTCATAGCCCAGCTCGGCCACGGAGAACCAGCGGTACTGTTCGTTGCGGAAGGCCCAGTAAGCGGTGTACACCTTGCGGTAGGTGGCGTCCTTGGCAGCCTGTTCCTCGTAGAGGGCCCGGGCCTCCTCGAGGGCCTTCTTCATGATCTCCCCCGGCCAGCGGCGCAAGCGCACCCCCGCCTTGAGAAGGCGGTTCAGGGCCGGGGGATTCTGGGCATCGTACTTGGCCATCATGGTGAGGTTCACCTCGGCGGCGGCCACCTGGAAGGCCTCCTGGAACTCCTTGGGAAGCCTCTGCCACTCCCTTTGGGAGACCAGGAAGGAAAGCTGGGCGCTGGGTTCCCAGAAGGAGGGGTAGTAGTAGTAACGGGCCACCTTGTAAAAGCCCAGCTTCTCATCGTCATAGGGACCGGAGAACTCGGTGGCGTCTATGGTGCCTCGCTCCAGGGCCGGGTAGATATCCCCAGCGGCTAGGGTCTGGGGCACCACCCCAAGCCGCCCCATCACCAACCCCCCAAGGCCGGGGATCCGCATCCTTAAGCCCTTGAGGTCCGCCAGGGCCTGGATCTCCTTGCGGAACCATCCCCCCATCTGGGCCCCGGTGTTCCCCCCGGGGAACTGGACCACCCCGAAGTCGGCGTACACGGAGCGCAGGAGCTCCAAGCCCCCACCATACCGCATCCAGGCGTTGTGCTGCCGGTAGGTCATGCCAAAGGGCACCCCCCCGTCAAAGGCCAGGGTGGGGTTCTTGCCCACGTAGAAGGGGCCGTAGGTGTGGCCCGCCTCCACGGTGCCCTGCTGGACCGCATCCAGCACCTGGCCCCCGGGAACGATCTCCCCCGCCTGATAAACCCGGATCTGGAAGCGGTCGCCGGTGAGCTCCGCCACCCGCTTGGCCAGGTCCTCAGCCCCGCCATAGAGGGTATCCAGGCTCCTGGGATAGCTGGAAACCAACCGCCAGCGCACCTGCGGGGTGGCCTGGGCAAAGGCCCTATAGGACAGGCTTGCCGCTAAACCCACCCCCAACCCTTGGAGAAACCGCCTCCGCCTCATAGCTTCCTCCCTCTTGCGAATAAGTATACACCGCACCCCACCAGGCCCAGGCCAGACCTAACCCCCCAAGCCCCCTTCTCCGGCCAACAGGCGGTCCACCTGGGCCAACAGGGCCTGGGTTTCAAAGGGCTTGCCGAGGAAGGCTTGGGCTCCCGCCTCGAGGGCCTCCCGCCGGCTTATCTCGGAAACGCTGGCGGAAAGAGCCAGGATGGTGGTGGATAGGCCCTGCTCCCGTATTTTTCGGATCACCTCGAGGCCGGAAATCCCAGGCATCACCAGATCGCACACCACGAGATCATAGGCCTCGGAAACCTTCTCCAAGGCCACCTGTCCCGAAGGGGCCCAGTCCACCTGGTGCCCCGCCCGCTCCAGGATGCGGCGCACCATGTGGGCCACCAAGGGCTCGTCCTCAACCAGCAGGATGCGGGCCATACACGGGTAGGATAACCCTAAAGAGGCTTCCCCTTCCCTCCTCGCTCTCCACCTCAATCCGGCCCCCGTGGGCCTCCACGATGTGTTTGGAGATGAACAGCCCAAGCCCCGTGCCCGAAACGCCCCGGGTCTGGGCATTCCTGGCCCGGGCGTAGCGCTGGAAAAGGCGCGGGAGCTCCTCCTTGGGGATACCAGGCCCGGTATCCTCCACCTCCAGGACCACCCTGTCCCCCTCCTGCCGGGCGCGAAGCTGGACCCGCCCGCCCGGTGGGGTGAACTTGAAGGCGTTGGAAAGAAGGTTGCCCATCACCTGGACCACCCGGTCGGGATCCGCCTCCAGAAGGGGAAGCTCCTCCAAGGCCACCTGGAACTCCACCCCCGAAAGCCGGGCCACCCCCTGGAAGCTTCTGGCCAGGTCCTGGAGAAGAGGCCTCAGGTTCACGGGCCGCTTGCTCACCTCAAAGCGGCCGGCCTCGAGGCGGCTGGTATCCAGGAGGTTATCCACCATGGTTTTCAGGCGGAAGGCGCTCTCCAGGATGAGGTCCGCCGACTCCTGGGCCGAGGGGGAAAGCCCCTCCTCCCGAAGGAGCTCCGCCAGGCCCATGATCACCGCCAAAGGCGTGCGAAGCTCGTGGCTTACGGCCGCGATGAACTCCCCTTTGAGCCGCTCCGCCTCCAGCCTGGGCCTGAGGTCGTGCAGGTCCACCACCACCCCCTGCACCCGGGGATCCGCCAGGAGGTTCCGCCCCCAGGCCTCCACGGGAATCGGGGTACCGTCCGCGTGAAGGACCCGGAACTCCCCGGCACGCACCTCCCCCGGGTGGCGCAAAAGCTCGTGGAGCAAAGCCTCCGCCACCCCCCGGTCCTCGGGGTGAACGAAGTCCAAGGCCCTCAAGGGAGCCTTCTTGTAGCCCTCGGGATCATAGCCCAGAACGTGGCGCACACTGGCGCTCACGTAGCGGATAACTCCCTCTCCGTCCAGCACATACACCACGTCCTGGGAGTGCTCCAAAAGGGCACTCAGCCGCTCCTCCTCGGCCTCTATCATCTCCAAAAATCGGGCCTTTTCCAGCACCAAAGACAACAGGGTCCCCAGCTGAGCCAAGCGGGAAAGAAGCCTCTCGGAAAACCGCCTTTCCCACCGGTAGCCCAATAGGAGGGCGCCCCGGAACCCCCCCGCCCGAAAGGGGACCACCAGGGCGCTCTTCAGGCCCAGCATCCCCGCAACCCCGCAGTCCTGCGCCCCTAACACCTCCGCCCCCAGGGCCCCCCCTTCCGCCAAGGCCTTTTCCAGAAGGTTGGGCCGGGGCAGAGCCCCGGGAAGGGGGCAGGTGCTATGGAGCACCCTTTGGCTACCCCCTTCCTCCGCCAAAAGCAGTCCCTCGTCCGCGGCGAAAAGGGTCTGCAGGCGCTTGACGATGGCCTCGGTCAGGGGGGCCAGTCCCCGTTGCCGCAAAGCCTCCTGGGCCAAGTCCACCAAGGCCTGGGTAAAGGCCACCTGCTCCCTCAGGGCCCGCTCCATGCGGGTGCGCTCGGTGATGTCGTGGAGAACCAAGACCCGCATCTCCCCCACCCGCTTTCCCCGGACGCTATACGTGGCCCCTCCCAGGCTGAACTCCAACCTTCCCCCTTCCAAGGCCGGCTCTAAGGCTGCGGGAAGCTCCTCCAGGGACACGCTGGCCCCCAGGGAAAGCGCCTGCCGGGCCTTTCCGTTGGCAAAACCCTGGGAGCCGAAAAGGACCACTACCCCGTCGGGAAGCTCCTCCAAGACCTGGGACAGTCGCCCCCGTTCGGAAGCCAAAGCCAGGGAGAGCTCCTTCTTCTCCCGATAGAGCTGGGCGTTCCTGAGGGCCACCCCCGCCACGCCCGTGAGGAGCTCCACGTAGCGCACCTCCTCCTCGCTTACCCCCGGCCCCCCGGGTCCGTGGTCCACCGCCACCGCCCCCAAGGCCTCCTCCTTGGCCAGAATGGGGACAAAGGCGATGCTGGGGCCCATCTCCTGGGCCACATGCGGGGGCAGGCTCTCCCTCCCCATAACCAGGGTCCTCCGTTCCCGCACCGCCTTGGCCAAAGGATCGGGGGAAGAGGCCAGGGGCAGGCGGATTTGGCTGATGCCCTCCGTCCAGTACACCTCTTTTCCCCGCACGGTCAGGAAGCCCTCCAGGTAATCCTTACCCTCCTCCCCCTTCACCAAGGCCACGGTCACCCGGAAGAAACCGAAGCGCTCCGAAAGCGCCTGGGCCAGGGTTTGAAGCACCGCGGCGGGCTCCAGGGCCTTGACCACTTCCCGGGCCAAGGCGCTTACGTGGGACAGGGCCTCCGCGTGGCGGGAAAGCTGCGCCAGGGCCCGGTTTCGCTGGGAAAGGAGTTCGCCGTTTTTCAAGGCCAAGGCCGTGAGTTGGGCCAGAAGGGGCAGAAGAGGCCTCAGGGCCTGGGGAACCCCCTCCAGGCTCAACACCCCCTTGGGCGAGAAGTGGGCGCAGCTGGGGCAGAGCAGGAAGCGGGTTTCCCGGGTAGCCCGGGGGCGGACCGTGCAGCGGACCTCGGGATTCGCCCAGCAAAAGGAGGCCTCCTCCCCCACCACCGGCAAAAGCCACTCCTCCTCCCGCCGCACCGGGCCCTCGGCGAAAAAGGCCTCCTGCACGGGTCCCTTTGCGTACAGGGGAAGGGCGATGGCGGAAACCGTGTAGTGGCGGCCCCGCCCCGAGGCCACCTCCCCCACCAGCTCCCGCGTTTCCCGGTGGTAGAGGAAGAGGGCTGCCCGCTCGACCCCTTCCTCCGTGGTCACCTCGAGGAGGTTCCGAAGTATCTGCACGGGCTCCAAATCCCTCAATAGGGCTCTCTGGAAACGTCCGAGGATCTCCAACTGGCCCGAGGCTCTCATCTGCCTCCAATGGTAGCATGGGGGCGGGGTTGCAAGGGGGTGGGCAAAATCTTAGACTGGGTCAAAGAGGGGCCCTTGCCCCCACCCCTGGCAGGCCGCCAAGGAGGAGGTTATGCCCATAGACTTCAGCCTCACCGAGGAACAACGGCAGCTCCAGGCCCTGGCCCGGCGCTTCGCCAAGGAGGTCATCCTCCCCGTGGCCCAGGAGTACGACGAGAGGGAAGAGGTCCCCTGGCCGGTCATAGAAAGGCTCCACGAGGTGGGCCTTCTGAACGCCATCATCCCCGAGGAGTACGGGGGGATGGGCCTCAAGATGCTGGACGAGGTCATCGTGGGGGAGGAGCTGGCCTATGCCTGCATGGGCATCTACACCATCCCCATGGCCAGCGACCTGGGGATCACCCCCGTGCTCTTGGCCGGCACCGAGGAGCAAAAGCGTCGGTTCCTCAAGCCCCTCACCGAGAAACCCGCCCTGGCCGCCTTCGCCCTCAGCGAGCCGGGAAACGGATCCGATGCCGCCGCCCTCAAGACCAGGGCGGTGCGCCAGGGGGACCACTACCTCCTTAACGGCACCAAGATGTGGATCTCCAACGGGGGCGAGGCCGAGTGGGTGGTGGTCTTCGCCACCTTGAACCCCGAGCTCCGCCACAAGGGGGTGGTGGCCCTGGTGGTGGAGAAGGGCACCCCGGGCTTTAGCGCCGTGAAGATCCACGGGAAGATGGGACAGAGGGCCTCGGGCACCTACGAGCTGGTATTCGAGGATGTCAAGGTGCCGGTGGAAAACCGCCTGGGAGAGGAGGGCGAGGGGTTCAAGATCGCCATGAACACCCTCAACAAGACCCGTATCCCCGTGGCGGCGGGAAGCGTAGGGGTAGCACGGAGAGCCCTGGACGAGGCCAAAAAGTACGCCAAAGAGCGGGAGGCCTTCGGCCAGCCCATCGCGGGCTTCCAGGCCATCCAGTTCAAGCTGGCGGATATGCTCATCGGCATAGAAACCGCCCGCATGTACACCTACTACGCCGCCTGGCTGGCGGACCGGGGTCTTCCCCACGCCCACGCCAGCGCCATCGCCAAGGCCTTTGCCTCGGAGATCGCCTTTGAGGCCGCCAACCAGGCCATCCAGATCCACGGGGGCTACGGCTACGTGCGGGAGTTTCCCGTGGAGAAGCTCCTAAGGGACGTAAAGCTCAACCAGATCTACGAGGGCACCAACGAGATCCAAAGGCTCATCATCGCCAGGCATCTCCTGGCGGAATAGGAGGTAAGGGATGAAGTTCGTGGCGGTCATCAGGCAGGTACCCGACGGGGAAAGTAGGCTGAGGATCCAGGGGGACCGGGTGGACCTTTCCGGGGCCACCTTGATCCTGGACCAGATGGACGAGTACGGGGTGGAGGAGGCCCTTCGCCTGAAGGAAAAGCACGGGGGCGAGGCCATCGTGGTGGGCTTTGGCCCCGAGCGCACCGAGGAGGCCATCCGCACCGCCTTGGCCATGGGGATGGATAGGGGGATCCACGTGGTCCATGAGGGCTACGCCGATCCCGTGACCGTGGCCGAGGCCCTGGCTCCCGTCCTGAAGGAGGAATCCCCTACCCTCATCCTCACGGGCGGGCAGCAGGCGGACTGGGACAGCCAGGCCCTGGGGGGGGCTTTGGCGGAAGCCCTGGGCGTACCGGTGGTCCCCTGGACCACCGCCCTCCAGCTGGAAGGGGAAACCGCCAAGGCCAAGCACGACCTGGACGAGGGGGCAGAGTGGGTGCGGGTACGGCTTCCCGCGGTCTTCACCACGCAACAAGGCCTGAACGAGCCCCGCTACCCCACCCTGCCTGGCATCATGAAGGCCAAAAAGAAGGAGATCAAAAGGGTGGCCTTTCAGGGCACAAGCCGGGTGGAAATCCTCCAGGAGAGCATCCAGGAGAAGGCCCGGCTTCAAAAGATTCTGGAGGGCAAGGACCCCGTGGCGGCAGCCGAGGAGCTGGTGCGACTTCTCCACGATGAGGCCAAGGTGATCTGAGGAGGCATCCATGATCCTTGTGGTTCTGGACCATGATGGAAGCAAGCTGAGGAAGGCGAGCCTCGAGGCCCTAACCCGGGCCCGGAAGCTGGCCGAGGCCTTTGGGGATGGGGTGGCCGGGGTGCTTTTGGCCGAGGGCCAAGCCCCCGTGGAGGAGGCCCGAGCCCACGTGGAAACCCTCTATGTGGCGGAGCTTGGTCCCTACACCGCCGAGAAGTGGGCGGCGGGGATCCTGGAGGCCGCCAAGGCAGGGGCAAAGGCCATCGTTGCCCCCTCTTCCCGGCAAAGCCGCGCCTACCTGGGCCGGGTGGCCTACGCCTTAAAGGCCGGGCTTCTGGAGGACACCCTGGAGTCGTGGGCGGAAGGGGGCGAGGTCTACGCCACCCGCTACGCCTACCTGAACCGGGTGACCCAGAAGGTGAAGAGCGCTCCCCCGGTGGTCCTCACGGTGAAGCCCAACACCACCCCCTTGGCGGAACCCCGGGGCCAGGCGGGCCAGGTGGTGCCCCTCTCCATCCCCCCGGTCCCCACGGTGGAGGTTTTGGAGAGGGTACAGGAGGAGAAAAAGGGGGTTTCCCTCACCGAGGCGGATGTGGTGGTCACCGGAGGACGGGGCATGGGAAGCGCCGAGGCCTTCAAGCAGGTGGAGGAGCTTGCCGCCCTCCTGGGCGGGGCTGTGGGGGCCACCCGGGCAGTGGTGGACGCCGGCTGGCGCCCCTATGGCGAACAGGTGGGCCAGACGGGGAAAACCGTGCAACCCTCCCTCTACATCGCCCTCGGGGTTTCCGGGGCGGTGCAGCACCTGGCGGGGATGAACAAGAGCAAGTACATCGTGGCGGTGAACAAGGACCCCGAGGCCCCCATCTTCAAGCACGCGGACTACGGCATCGTGGGGGATGTACACCAGGTGCTTCCCGCCTTGATCCAGGCGGTTAAGAAACTGAAGGACTAGCTCCGGCTTCCGGCCGAGGGCGGGCAGGGAGCTCCCTGCCCGCCCTCGGCCTACCTCACTCCCTCTTGGGAGGCGGAGCCCCCTCATCCTCCATGCGGGAAGCCTCGAGGTTCTCCTGGGAAGGGGTTTGCGGTTCCTGGACCTTCTCCCTCTCGCGTTGGCCACGGAGGAGCTGGAGGAGGAAGAAAAGGAGCACCGCCGCCACCACCACCCCCACCGCATAGGGCCAGGCGGGGGCGCTTGGGGCCTCGGGCACCTCGGGGAGGGAAAGGGGCGGGGCTGGGGCCTTGAAAACCTCCTCCTCCAGCCTGCCCACCCGGTCGCCCAAGGCCTTTAGGGCTTGCTCCTGAGCCTCCACCCGAGCCTCCAGGGCGGCCACCTGGCCCTCGAGGGCCCGGAGGCGGGCATAGCCCTGGTAGCCAGCCCAGACCACAAGAAGAGCCACCACCAGCAACAGGATCAGGCCTAACCAGCGCTTCATCCCTCTCACCTCCTCCGCCGGGCCCCTTAAGCGTGAAAGCAAACCCGGCTTCTTAGTATATCATGCGGCCAGTATGGCCGATAACGCCAAGCTTATCCTGGATGAGCTACTGGCAGAGCTGGAGGAAAGGCGGAAAAGGATCCTCCTCGGCGGGGGAGAGGAACGCATCCGCAAACAGCACCAGCAGGGGAAGCTCACCGCCCGGGAGCGAATAGAATACCTTCTGGACCCGGGAAGCTTCGTGGAACTCATGCCCTTCGCCGAGCACCTGGAAACTGGCCTCATGGAAGGGCTTGAGGCCCCAGCGGACGGGGTGGTGACCGGGTACGGCACCATCGGGGGCCGGTTGGTCTTCGTCTTCAGCCAGGACTTCACCGTGCTGGGGGGCTCCTTGGGCAAGATGCACGGGCGCAAGATTGCCAGCCTCATGGATCTGGCGGCCAAGGTGGGGGCTCCCATCATCGGCCTCAACGACTCCGCCGGCGCCCGCATCCAGGAGGGGGTGGATAGCCTCTCCGGGTACGGGGAAGTTTTCTACCGTAACGCCATCTACTCCGGGGTGGTGCCCCAGATCTCCGCCATCCTGGGGCCCTGCGCCGGGGGAGCGGTCTATAGCCCCGCCATGACCGACTTCATCCTCATGAGCCGGGGAACCAGCTACATGTTCATCACCGGCCCCGAGGTGATCAAGAGCGTGACCCGGGAGGAGGTGACCTTTGAGGAGCTGGGGGGGGCAGACGTGCACATGGAGAAAAGCGGGGTGGCCCACCTCGAGGGCCAAAACGACCTAGAGGTCCTGGACCTCATCAAGAAGCTTCTCACCTACCTGCCCCAAAACAGCCGGGAAAAGCCCCCGGTGGTGGAACCCAAGGACGATCCCCTTCGCCCCACCCCGGAGATCCTGGAGATCGTCCACCCCGACGCCAAAAGGCCCTACAACATGCACCAGGTGATCAGGACCCTCCTGGACGATGGGGAGTTCCTGGAAATCCAGCCCGGCTTCGCCCGGAACATCATCGTGGGCTTAGGCCGGCTCGGCGGCTACCCTGTGGGGGTGGTGGCCAACAATCCCCGCTTCATGGCCGGGGCCTTGGACATCAATGCCTCCGACAAGGCCGCCCGCTTCATCCGCACCATGGATGCCTTCAACATCCCCATCCTCACCCTGGTGGATGTCACCGGGTTCCTGCCCGGGGTGGCCCAGGAGCACGGGGGCATCATCCGCCACGGGGCCAAGATGCTCTTCGCCTACGCGGAGGCCACGGTCCCCAAGATCACCCTCATCGCCCGCAAGGCCTATGGGGGAGCCTACCTGGCCATGAACTCCAAGGACATGGGGGCGGATGTGGTCCTGGCCTGGCCCACGGCGGCAGTGGCGGTGATGGGGGCCGAGGGAGCGGCCAACATCATCTACCGCAAGGAGATCCAATCCTCCCCCAACCCCGAGGAAACCCGCCGCCGCAAGATCGAGGAGTACCGCCGGGCCTTTGACAACCCCTGGGTGGCCGCGGGGAGGGGCTACATCGACGATGTCATAGACCCCGCCCACACCCGGCGTATCCTCTACCATCACCTGAGGATGCTCTGGGACAAGCAGGAGGAGCGCCCCTTCAAGAAACACGACAACATTCCGCTTTAAAGAGTTGGGATAAAATGAGCCTAGACCATGATCCGGGTCTGGCTCAACCTCGCCTTGGCCAGCCAGCAGGAGGCCCTGGCCGAGGCCCTAAAGGCCCGGGGGTTCCAGGTGGCGGAGCACCCCTTCAACGCCCAAGTAGGCCTGTTGGAAGCCAGGTGGGAACTCCCCCCTCCCCCACCGGTCCCGGCGGTGGTGCTCCTGCAAAACCGTGAGCAGGCTACACAGGCCCTCCGGCTTGGGTACAAGGGGTACCTCTACCCGGAACAGGGCCTCGAGGTCCTGGCCCAAGCCCTGCGGAAGGTGGCCGAGGGGGAGATCTGGGCGGAAAGGCGGGTGGTGGCCCAGGTGGTGGGCGAACCCATCCCCCAACTCTCCCCCCGGGAAAAGGAGGTGGCGGCCCTGGCCGCCTTGGGCCTCAGCAACAAGGAGATCGCCCAGGAACTGGGCATCTCCGAGCGAACGGTCAAGGCGCACCTCTCCGCCGTGTTCCAGAAGGCAGGGGTCAAGCGGCGGAGCCAGCTGGCCCACCAGTACATCGCCGCCAAGCTGAACGTGCTGAAGGGGGCTTATGCTCCGCCGGAGGTCCTGGACGCCATCACCTGGGCGGAGAACTTCTTCCACACCTACGGACCCGCCTCCAACCTCAGCAAGAGCCTCGTCAACCAGGCCCGCTACTACGCCGGCATCCTCGGCCAGTACAACGAGGGTAAGATCGGCCCTGGACACTGTAGCGAGTAGGCCTGAGACCCTCCCATAACCCCCGCCCTAGGGCGGGGGTTATGCTTGTAAGCCGATGGAGACCTCCCCATGGGATGCCTTCCAACGGGAACTCACCGCCTGCACCCTCTGCCCAAGGCTGGTGGCCCACCGGGAGGAGGTGGGGCAAAGGAAGCGCCGGGCCTATAGGGACTGGACCTACTGGGCCAGGCCGGTGCCCGGCTTCGGTGACCCCCACGCCCGGTTGGTTCTCCTCGGCCTGGCCCCCGGGGCCCACGGCTCCAACCGCACGGGCCGGCCCTTTACGGGGGATGCCTCCGGGGCCTTCCTCTACCCCCTCCTCTACCAGGCGGGCCTCTCCAGCAAGCCCCAAAGCGAACCCCATGACGATCTTCGGCTTTTTGGCACCTACCTCACCGCCGCGGTGCGCTGTGCCCCCCCGGAAAACAAGCCCACCCGGGAGGAGCTTTTGGCCTGTAGCGCCTGGACCCGGTTGGAACTCGGGCTCCTTCGGGAAGCCAGGGTCTACTTGGCCTTGGGGCGGATTGCCCTCGAGGCCCTCCTGGAGCACTTCGGCATGAAGAAGTCCGCCCATCCCTTCTTCCACGGGGCCCACTACCCCCTGCCGGATGGCCGTCACCTCTTGGCCAGCTACCACGTTTCCCGGCAGAACACCCAGACGGGCAGGCTCTCCCGGGAGATGTTCCTGGAAATCCTATTAAGGGCTAAAGGCCTCGCCGGGCTTTGAGCCAGGCAAGAAGCTCCTGGTAAGGGAGGGCGTTCAACACCCGCTTTGGACCAATCCAGGCCCTCTGCGCCGTGCCCACCGCAAGCTCCATGAAGCGCAGGTGCTCCACCTGGTGGGCATCGGTGGAAAGGCTGATCCAAAGCCCCATCCCGTAGGCCATGCGGGCCAGATCATCCGGGAGGTCCATGCGGTCGTAATAGCCATCGATCTCCACCGCCACGCCCCGTTCCTTGGCCTTGGCAAACACCGCCTCCCAGTCCGCCTCGATGGGCGCCCGCCTTCCGAGGAGCCGGGCCGTGGGGTGAGCCAGCACGTGCACAAAGGGGTTTTCCAGGGCGCGCAGGATCCTTTTGGTCTGTTCGGCCTTGGAAAGCTTAAAGCCCGAGTGGATGGAGATGAGCACCAGGTCCAGCTCCCGCAAAACCCAGTCCGGATAGTCCAGGGAGCCGTCGGGGCGGATGTCCACCTCCGCCCCCGCCAGGAGGTAGGGGGGGCCTTTGGTTTCGTTGAAGCGGCGAATGGCCTCAATGCGCCTTAGGGCCTCCTCGGGGGAAGGACCTCCCGCCACCCGCACCGCCGGGGAGTGGTCGGTGACCCCCAGGTACTGGTAGCCCAGGGCCTTGGCCGCCTGCCAGAGCTCCTCGAGGCCATTCTGCCCGTCGGAATAGGTGGAGTGGACCTGCAAGTCCCCCTTCACCTGGGAAAGCTCCAGGAGCCTGGGAAGCCTTC
It encodes the following:
- a CDS encoding TRAP transporter substrate-binding protein, encoding MRRRRFLQGLGVGLAASLSYRAFAQATPQVRWRLVSSYPRSLDTLYGGAEDLAKRVAELTGDRFQIRVYQAGEIVPGGQVLDAVQQGTVEAGHTYGPFYVGKNPTLAFDGGVPFGMTYRQHNAWMRYGGGLELLRSVYADFGVVQFPGGNTGAQMGGWFRKEIQALADLKGLRMRIPGLGGLVMGRLGVVPQTLAAGDIYPALERGTIDATEFSGPYDDEKLGFYKVARYYYYPSFWEPSAQLSFLVSQREWQRLPKEFQEAFQVAAAEVNLTMMAKYDAQNPPALNRLLKAGVRLRRWPGEIMKKALEEARALYEEQAAKDATYRKVYTAYWAFRNEQYRWFSVAELGYESFAFPTV
- a CDS encoding response regulator transcription factor, which gives rise to MARILLVEDEPLVAHMVRRILERAGHQVDWAPSGQVALEKVSEAYDLVVCDLVMPGISGLEVIRKIREQGLSTTILALSASVSEISRREALEAGAQAFLGKPFETQALLAQVDRLLAGEGGLGG
- a CDS encoding ATP-binding protein, whose translation is MRASGQLEILGRFQRALLRDLEPVQILRNLLEVTTEEGVERAALFLYHRETRELVGEVASGRGRHYTVSAIALPLYAKGPVQEAFFAEGPVRREEEWLLPVVGEEASFCWANPEVRCTVRPRATRETRFLLCPSCAHFSPKGVLSLEGVPQALRPLLPLLAQLTALALKNGELLSQRNRALAQLSRHAEALSHVSALAREVVKALEPAAVLQTLAQALSERFGFFRVTVALVKGEEGKDYLEGFLTVRGKEVYWTEGISQIRLPLASSPDPLAKAVRERRTLVMGRESLPPHVAQEMGPSIAFVPILAKEEALGAVAVDHGPGGPGVSEEEVRYVELLTGVAGVALRNAQLYREKKELSLALASERGRLSQVLEELPDGVVVLFGSQGFANGKARQALSLGASVSLEELPAALEPALEGGRLEFSLGGATYSVRGKRVGEMRVLVLHDITERTRMERALREQVAFTQALVDLAQEALRQRGLAPLTEAIVKRLQTLFAADEGLLLAEEGGSQRVLHSTCPLPGALPRPNLLEKALAEGGALGAEVLGAQDCGVAGMLGLKSALVVPFRAGGFRGALLLGYRWERRFSERLLSRLAQLGTLLSLVLEKARFLEMIEAEEERLSALLEHSQDVVYVLDGEGVIRYVSASVRHVLGYDPEGYKKAPLRALDFVHPEDRGVAEALLHELLRHPGEVRAGEFRVLHADGTPIPVEAWGRNLLADPRVQGVVVDLHDLRPRLEAERLKGEFIAAVSHELRTPLAVIMGLAELLREEGLSPSAQESADLILESAFRLKTMVDNLLDTSRLEAGRFEVSKRPVNLRPLLQDLARSFQGVARLSGVEFQVALEELPLLEADPDRVVQVMGNLLSNAFKFTPPGGRVQLRARQEGDRVVLEVEDTGPGIPKEELPRLFQRYARARNAQTRGVSGTGLGLFISKHIVEAHGGRIEVESEEGRGSLFRVILPVYGPHPAG
- a CDS encoding acyl-CoA dehydrogenase family protein, with amino-acid sequence MPIDFSLTEEQRQLQALARRFAKEVILPVAQEYDEREEVPWPVIERLHEVGLLNAIIPEEYGGMGLKMLDEVIVGEELAYACMGIYTIPMASDLGITPVLLAGTEEQKRRFLKPLTEKPALAAFALSEPGNGSDAAALKTRAVRQGDHYLLNGTKMWISNGGEAEWVVVFATLNPELRHKGVVALVVEKGTPGFSAVKIHGKMGQRASGTYELVFEDVKVPVENRLGEEGEGFKIAMNTLNKTRIPVAAGSVGVARRALDEAKKYAKEREAFGQPIAGFQAIQFKLADMLIGIETARMYTYYAAWLADRGLPHAHASAIAKAFASEIAFEAANQAIQIHGGYGYVREFPVEKLLRDVKLNQIYEGTNEIQRLIIARHLLAE
- a CDS encoding electron transfer flavoprotein subunit beta/FixA family protein — protein: MKFVAVIRQVPDGESRLRIQGDRVDLSGATLILDQMDEYGVEEALRLKEKHGGEAIVVGFGPERTEEAIRTALAMGMDRGIHVVHEGYADPVTVAEALAPVLKEESPTLILTGGQQADWDSQALGGALAEALGVPVVPWTTALQLEGETAKAKHDLDEGAEWVRVRLPAVFTTQQGLNEPRYPTLPGIMKAKKKEIKRVAFQGTSRVEILQESIQEKARLQKILEGKDPVAAAEELVRLLHDEAKVI
- a CDS encoding electron transfer flavoprotein subunit alpha/FixB family protein — protein: MILVVLDHDGSKLRKASLEALTRARKLAEAFGDGVAGVLLAEGQAPVEEARAHVETLYVAELGPYTAEKWAAGILEAAKAGAKAIVAPSSRQSRAYLGRVAYALKAGLLEDTLESWAEGGEVYATRYAYLNRVTQKVKSAPPVVLTVKPNTTPLAEPRGQAGQVVPLSIPPVPTVEVLERVQEEKKGVSLTEADVVVTGGRGMGSAEAFKQVEELAALLGGAVGATRAVVDAGWRPYGEQVGQTGKTVQPSLYIALGVSGAVQHLAGMNKSKYIVAVNKDPEAPIFKHADYGIVGDVHQVLPALIQAVKKLKD
- a CDS encoding acyl-CoA carboxylase subunit beta codes for the protein MADNAKLILDELLAELEERRKRILLGGGEERIRKQHQQGKLTARERIEYLLDPGSFVELMPFAEHLETGLMEGLEAPADGVVTGYGTIGGRLVFVFSQDFTVLGGSLGKMHGRKIASLMDLAAKVGAPIIGLNDSAGARIQEGVDSLSGYGEVFYRNAIYSGVVPQISAILGPCAGGAVYSPAMTDFILMSRGTSYMFITGPEVIKSVTREEVTFEELGGADVHMEKSGVAHLEGQNDLEVLDLIKKLLTYLPQNSREKPPVVEPKDDPLRPTPEILEIVHPDAKRPYNMHQVIRTLLDDGEFLEIQPGFARNIIVGLGRLGGYPVGVVANNPRFMAGALDINASDKAARFIRTMDAFNIPILTLVDVTGFLPGVAQEHGGIIRHGAKMLFAYAEATVPKITLIARKAYGGAYLAMNSKDMGADVVLAWPTAAVAVMGAEGAANIIYRKEIQSSPNPEETRRRKIEEYRRAFDNPWVAAGRGYIDDVIDPAHTRRILYHHLRMLWDKQEERPFKKHDNIPL
- a CDS encoding helix-turn-helix transcriptional regulator gives rise to the protein MIRVWLNLALASQQEALAEALKARGFQVAEHPFNAQVGLLEARWELPPPPPVPAVVLLQNREQATQALRLGYKGYLYPEQGLEVLAQALRKVAEGEIWAERRVVAQVVGEPIPQLSPREKEVAALAALGLSNKEIAQELGISERTVKAHLSAVFQKAGVKRRSQLAHQYIAAKLNVLKGAYAPPEVLDAITWAENFFHTYGPASNLSKSLVNQARYYAGILGQYNEGKIGPGHCSE
- a CDS encoding uracil-DNA glycosylase; the protein is METSPWDAFQRELTACTLCPRLVAHREEVGQRKRRAYRDWTYWARPVPGFGDPHARLVLLGLAPGAHGSNRTGRPFTGDASGAFLYPLLYQAGLSSKPQSEPHDDLRLFGTYLTAAVRCAPPENKPTREELLACSAWTRLELGLLREARVYLALGRIALEALLEHFGMKKSAHPFFHGAHYPLPDGRHLLASYHVSRQNTQTGRLSREMFLEILLRAKGLAGL